From the Chitinolyticbacter meiyuanensis genome, one window contains:
- a CDS encoding TatD family hydrolase, with amino-acid sequence MFIDSHCHLDAPEFDADRDAVVARARAAGIVQQVVPAITVATFEQTRTMRDRYGTALAFGLHPIYIAEHRDEHLDVLAEWLRRESPVAVGEIGLDFYVEGLDAARQIAVFEAQLKLARDVDLPVIVHIRRSQDQVLKYLRKWQVQGGIAHAFNGSRQQADEFIKLGFALGFGGAMTYSGSKRIRKLAAELPLEAIVLETDSPDIAPAWLAGSPPGRNEPDQLPRIASVLAELRGCDVATIAEQTRANTLRVLPGLAATLA; translated from the coding sequence ATGTTCATCGACAGCCACTGCCACCTGGATGCCCCGGAGTTCGACGCCGACCGCGATGCCGTAGTGGCGCGGGCACGAGCGGCAGGCATCGTCCAGCAGGTGGTGCCCGCCATCACCGTCGCCACCTTCGAGCAGACCCGCACGATGCGCGACCGCTACGGTACTGCACTGGCGTTCGGCCTGCACCCGATCTACATCGCCGAGCACCGCGACGAGCATCTCGACGTGCTGGCTGAATGGCTGCGTCGCGAATCACCGGTCGCCGTCGGCGAGATCGGCCTCGATTTCTATGTAGAAGGCCTGGACGCTGCGCGCCAGATTGCCGTGTTCGAAGCGCAGTTGAAACTGGCGCGCGATGTCGATCTGCCGGTGATCGTGCATATCCGCCGCAGCCAGGATCAGGTGCTCAAATACCTGCGCAAATGGCAGGTGCAGGGCGGCATCGCGCATGCCTTCAACGGCAGCCGTCAGCAGGCCGATGAGTTCATCAAGCTCGGTTTCGCACTGGGTTTCGGCGGGGCGATGACCTACAGCGGCTCCAAGCGGATTCGCAAGCTCGCCGCCGAGTTGCCGCTCGAAGCCATCGTGCTGGAAACCGATTCGCCCGATATCGCACCAGCCTGGCTGGCGGGTTCGCCGCCGGGGCGCAATGAGCCGGATCAACTGCCGCGTATTGCCAGCGTGCTGGCCGAGTTGCGCGGCTGCGATGTTGCCACGATTGCGGAGCAAACCCGCGCTAACACGCTGCGCGTGCTGCCGGGCTTGGCCGCAACGCTGGCCTGA
- a CDS encoding TerC family protein — protein sequence MTELWIWGVFAVVVIALLAFDLGVLHKDDREIGVKESLKLSAFYIAAGLAFGGFVWWQKGAGAGMDYYTGFLVEKSLSMDNVFVISLIFTSLAVPREYQHRVLFWGILGAIIMRAIMIGLGAALVHEFSWILLVFGAFLLFTGVKMLFSKDEETDIEQNRVFRYLKSHLKMTPKLHGHDFFVDGSKVGLAAGRYATPLFLALLMVEAADLIFAVDSIPAIFAITQDPFIVYTSNIFAILGLRALYFALAAMVHRFHYLKYALAIVLIFIGIKIALVYLQIKIPSVISLVVTFGLLAAGVLYSLYKTRGEPIPEKPQP from the coding sequence ATGACCGAATTATGGATATGGGGCGTGTTCGCCGTGGTGGTGATCGCGCTTCTGGCCTTCGACCTCGGGGTGCTGCACAAGGACGACCGCGAGATCGGGGTCAAGGAAAGCCTGAAGCTCTCGGCCTTCTACATCGCGGCCGGTCTTGCCTTCGGTGGCTTCGTCTGGTGGCAGAAAGGGGCCGGCGCCGGCATGGACTACTACACCGGCTTCCTGGTCGAGAAATCGCTGTCGATGGACAACGTGTTCGTGATCTCGCTGATCTTCACCAGCCTGGCGGTGCCACGTGAGTACCAGCACCGGGTGCTGTTCTGGGGCATTCTCGGCGCCATCATCATGCGCGCCATCATGATCGGCCTGGGCGCCGCGCTGGTGCACGAGTTCAGCTGGATCCTGCTGGTGTTCGGTGCCTTCCTCTTGTTCACCGGCGTGAAGATGCTGTTCTCCAAGGATGAAGAGACCGACATCGAGCAGAACCGCGTGTTCCGCTACCTCAAATCGCACCTGAAGATGACGCCCAAGCTGCACGGCCACGACTTCTTCGTCGATGGCAGCAAGGTGGGCCTCGCGGCCGGGCGCTATGCCACGCCGTTGTTCCTGGCACTGTTGATGGTGGAAGCGGCCGACCTGATCTTCGCGGTGGACAGCATCCCGGCCATCTTCGCCATCACGCAGGATCCGTTCATCGTCTACACGTCGAACATCTTCGCCATCCTGGGCCTGCGCGCGCTCTACTTCGCGCTGGCAGCCATGGTGCATCGCTTCCACTACTTGAAGTACGCGCTCGCCATCGTGCTGATCTTCATCGGCATCAAGATCGCGCTGGTGTACCTGCAGATCAAGATCCCGTCGGTGATCTCGCTAGTGGTCACCTTCGGTTTGCTGGCAGCCGGCGTGCTGTACTCGCTCTACAAGACGCGGGGCGAGCCGATACCGGAAAAACCACAGCCCTGA
- a CDS encoding DUF475 domain-containing protein, with amino-acid sequence MWQYFGGSFIVTALGLAGAFAIGGWTGLWVAFNLALLETSLSFDNAVVNASVLKHWDEKWRRRFLVWGMLVAVFGMRVVFPLVIVGVIAVMAPLPGPVSLYEWLTTGSWPASDVLSMAIVKPHEYANILQSAHIEVTAFGGAFLMLVFWNFFLDHEKNEHWFKPVERVLAKLGKLDMAAILLSILVLLGVAHLLPEADGYRFLIAGLWGVVVYVAVDGVGSLLGDDNAAAKTGWGGFIYLEILDASFSFDGVLGAFALTKNIFLIAIGLGIGAMFVRSFTLLLVYKGTLSSLRYLEHGAFWAIGALAAVMLLAARWHIPEAITGGIAAVLIVLAAIHSWWVNKRESSLRGPV; translated from the coding sequence ATGTGGCAGTACTTCGGCGGTTCATTCATCGTCACCGCGCTCGGGCTTGCCGGTGCATTCGCCATCGGCGGCTGGACGGGCCTGTGGGTGGCTTTCAACCTGGCGCTACTGGAAACCAGCTTGTCCTTTGACAATGCGGTGGTGAATGCCTCGGTGCTCAAGCACTGGGACGAGAAGTGGCGTCGCCGCTTCCTGGTGTGGGGCATGCTGGTGGCGGTGTTCGGCATGCGGGTGGTGTTCCCGCTGGTGATCGTTGGCGTGATTGCGGTGATGGCGCCACTGCCGGGGCCGGTGTCGCTCTACGAGTGGCTGACCACAGGCAGCTGGCCCGCCAGCGATGTGCTGTCGATGGCCATCGTCAAGCCGCATGAATACGCCAATATCCTGCAATCGGCGCATATCGAGGTCACCGCCTTCGGCGGCGCGTTCCTGATGCTGGTGTTCTGGAACTTCTTCCTCGATCACGAGAAGAACGAGCACTGGTTCAAGCCGGTGGAGCGTGTGCTCGCCAAGCTCGGCAAGCTCGACATGGCGGCCATCCTGCTCTCCATCCTGGTGCTGCTGGGCGTGGCGCACCTGCTGCCGGAGGCCGATGGCTACCGCTTCCTGATCGCCGGGCTGTGGGGCGTGGTGGTCTATGTGGCGGTCGACGGTGTGGGCAGCCTGTTGGGTGACGACAACGCCGCCGCCAAGACCGGCTGGGGCGGCTTTATCTACCTGGAAATCCTCGATGCCTCGTTCTCGTTCGATGGCGTGCTTGGTGCCTTCGCGCTGACCAAGAACATCTTCCTGATCGCCATTGGCCTCGGCATCGGCGCCATGTTCGTGCGCTCGTTCACATTGCTCCTGGTGTACAAGGGCACGCTGTCGTCGCTGCGCTATCTCGAGCACGGCGCATTCTGGGCGATCGGCGCCTTGGCGGCGGTGATGCTGCTGGCGGCGCGCTGGCATATCCCCGAGGCGATCACCGGCGGCATCGCGGCGGTGCTGATCGTGCTCGCGGCCATCCATTCCTGGTGGGTGAACAAGCGTGAATCGTCGCTGCGCGGGCCGGTATAG
- a CDS encoding PIG-L deacetylase family protein, translating into MSNPYLDLVAAHDTLLQTPGPLFSSIDGLNLPPNPELAADAPVVMIFAPHPDDECIIGALPLRLGREAGFRVVNIAVTQGSNLKRQPERWVELKNACDLLGWELRETIPGGLMSVGTKTRDADPTAWAEKVDVIAKLIEEYKPTVCVFPHDNDYHSAHIGTHYLVVDALAKVGHRCVVGLSEFWRQMEKPNALIATGNTDTADLIAALACHVGEVERNPYHLRLPGWMADNVRRGAEVCGGQGAAAPTFSFGTIYKVAQFDGRAIVDTEQKYTIAIDGDIEAVLA; encoded by the coding sequence ATGAGCAATCCCTACCTCGATCTCGTTGCCGCCCACGATACGTTGCTGCAAACGCCCGGCCCGCTGTTTTCCAGCATCGATGGCCTCAACCTGCCGCCGAATCCGGAGCTGGCCGCCGATGCGCCGGTAGTGATGATCTTCGCCCCGCACCCGGACGACGAGTGCATCATCGGCGCGCTGCCGCTGCGCCTCGGCCGCGAGGCGGGCTTCCGGGTGGTCAACATCGCCGTCACCCAGGGCTCCAACCTGAAGCGCCAGCCCGAGCGCTGGGTGGAATTGAAGAACGCCTGCGACCTGCTCGGCTGGGAGCTGCGCGAAACCATTCCCGGCGGCCTGATGAGCGTCGGCACCAAGACCCGCGACGCCGACCCGACTGCCTGGGCCGAGAAGGTGGACGTGATCGCCAAGCTGATCGAGGAATACAAGCCCACCGTGTGCGTGTTCCCGCACGACAACGACTATCACTCGGCCCATATCGGTACCCATTACCTGGTGGTCGATGCGCTTGCCAAGGTCGGCCACCGCTGCGTGGTAGGCCTGTCCGAATTCTGGCGCCAGATGGAAAAGCCGAATGCGCTGATCGCCACCGGCAACACCGACACCGCCGACCTGATCGCGGCGCTGGCTTGCCACGTGGGCGAAGTCGAACGCAACCCCTACCACCTGCGCCTGCCGGGCTGGATGGCCGACAACGTGCGCCGCGGCGCCGAAGTCTGTGGCGGCCAGGGGGCAGCAGCACCGACCTTCAGCTTCGGCACCATCTACAAGGTGGCCCAGTTCGATGGCCGCGCGATTGTCGATACCGAGCAGAAGTACACGATTGCGATTGATGGGGACATTGAGGCTGTGCTGGCCTGA
- a CDS encoding reverse transcriptase family protein produces MTQKKKTGTPQQHRYTIDRSPLFGLSSKKRLSELLGVELRLIRDVEKAGLTRQYKIFVDRKSRRFICQPVDELEKIHRRLLKYLIRIAPPSYVHSAIKSRSYRSNANAHLLNGPVLKIDIKKFFPSIKYDRIHSFFFDTFKCAPDIATILAKLCVVCSKNHGVHIPTGSCLSPAISYLANIKMFDRIAEICAKAGCRFTLYVDDITISGAKANHQLLGEVASVIFQRGYKYHKTNVQQSGHALITGLVVTPQGLRLPFKRVKKIRDLSETLFAASVLNLAQARKREILASLVGCLSEAEQIESRYKLIRARIVEEHCDTWNEIVKNRTKRAALKRQQATRAVIPPAMKNCTSK; encoded by the coding sequence ATGACTCAGAAAAAAAAGACGGGGACTCCCCAGCAGCATAGATACACTATTGATCGTTCTCCGCTGTTTGGTCTTTCGAGTAAAAAGCGACTTTCAGAATTGCTTGGAGTGGAGTTAAGGCTAATTCGCGATGTTGAGAAGGCTGGCCTTACGAGACAGTATAAGATTTTTGTTGATAGAAAGAGCCGGCGGTTCATTTGTCAGCCGGTCGATGAATTAGAAAAAATACACCGCCGACTATTGAAATATTTGATTCGAATAGCGCCCCCCAGTTATGTGCATTCTGCGATCAAGAGCCGGTCTTATAGATCAAACGCTAATGCTCATTTGTTGAATGGACCAGTTCTTAAGATCGATATCAAAAAATTCTTCCCGTCGATCAAGTATGATCGAATTCACTCCTTTTTCTTTGATACGTTCAAATGTGCACCCGATATTGCGACTATTCTGGCGAAGCTCTGTGTCGTTTGCTCTAAAAATCACGGCGTTCATATTCCAACGGGTAGTTGCTTGAGTCCGGCGATCTCCTATTTGGCGAACATAAAAATGTTTGATCGTATAGCAGAAATCTGCGCCAAAGCTGGCTGTAGATTTACTTTGTATGTGGACGATATAACTATCTCCGGAGCAAAGGCAAATCATCAACTTTTAGGCGAAGTTGCTAGTGTGATATTTCAGCGTGGTTATAAATATCACAAAACTAACGTCCAGCAGAGTGGCCATGCTTTGATTACCGGTCTTGTGGTGACGCCTCAAGGCTTGAGGCTACCTTTCAAGCGTGTGAAGAAGATTCGCGACCTTTCAGAAACATTGTTTGCTGCATCCGTGCTAAATCTAGCTCAGGCGCGCAAGAGGGAGATATTGGCAAGTTTGGTGGGGTGTCTATCAGAAGCTGAGCAAATTGAGTCGCGGTATAAGTTGATCCGTGCCAGGATTGTCGAAGAACACTGTGACACGTGGAATGAAATTGTAAAGAATCGTACTAAGAGGGCTGCGTTGAAACGGCAACAAGCCACGAGAGCGGTTATTCCTCCGGCAATGAAAAATTGTACTTCTAAATGA
- a CDS encoding helix-turn-helix domain-containing protein: protein MVSDALKLIRTYHRLSQTELAGRLSISTSYLSELESGKKEPSLDILQRYADYFKVPLSSLVVFSETLRGEHSVSKARQFISRKMLKILEWVADDSEKKDGDSPAA, encoded by the coding sequence ATGGTATCCGATGCTTTAAAGCTGATACGAACGTATCATCGCCTTAGTCAAACTGAGTTGGCTGGGCGGCTTTCTATCTCTACTTCCTATTTGTCTGAACTCGAATCTGGGAAAAAGGAGCCTTCACTAGATATTTTGCAGCGCTACGCAGATTACTTCAAAGTTCCGTTGTCCTCATTGGTGGTTTTTTCTGAAACGTTACGTGGGGAGCATAGTGTAAGTAAGGCAAGGCAGTTTATATCTAGAAAAATGCTCAAAATTCTGGAGTGGGTTGCTGATGACTCAGAAAAAAAAGACGGGGACTCCCCAGCAGCATAG
- a CDS encoding LytR/AlgR family response regulator transcription factor, with the protein MPTALIADDEPLLASHLASRLQQLWPALELVAIVHNGIDAVATLAQCQPDFAFLDIRMPGLTGLQVASAAGRTRVVFVTAYDEYALAAFAAAAVDYLTKPVDDVRLAQCVTRLQQTVRPDIDLASLLAQLQRPAAPGLAWLTVGLADTTRLVHVDEVVYFEASNKYTDVVTASERHLIRTSLKELLPQLAPDRFAQVHRGLIVNLAAVARIQRDLLGRQFIHLKQRSEVLPLSRSFAGQFRQM; encoded by the coding sequence ATGCCGACCGCGCTGATTGCCGACGACGAACCGCTGCTGGCCAGTCACCTCGCCAGCCGGCTGCAGCAGTTGTGGCCGGCGCTGGAGCTCGTCGCCATCGTGCACAACGGCATCGATGCTGTGGCGACGCTGGCGCAGTGCCAGCCGGATTTTGCCTTCCTCGATATCCGCATGCCCGGCCTCACCGGCCTGCAGGTGGCCTCGGCTGCCGGCCGCACCCGGGTGGTGTTCGTCACCGCCTACGACGAATACGCGCTTGCCGCCTTCGCCGCCGCCGCGGTCGACTACCTGACCAAGCCGGTGGACGACGTGCGCCTCGCGCAATGCGTGACCCGGCTGCAACAGACCGTGCGCCCGGATATCGATCTTGCCAGCCTGCTGGCCCAGCTGCAGCGCCCGGCCGCCCCGGGCCTCGCCTGGCTGACCGTGGGCCTTGCCGATACCACGCGACTCGTCCATGTGGATGAGGTGGTGTATTTCGAGGCAAGCAACAAGTACACCGACGTGGTCACCGCCAGCGAGCGCCACCTGATCCGTACCTCGCTGAAGGAGCTGCTGCCGCAGCTGGCCCCCGATCGTTTTGCCCAAGTGCACCGCGGGCTGATCGTGAACCTCGCTGCAGTGGCGCGGATTCAGCGCGATCTGTTGGGGCGGCAGTTCATTCACCTGAAGCAGCGCAGCGAGGTGCTGCCGTTGTCGCGCAGTTTTGCTGGGCAGTTCAGGCAGATGTGA
- a CDS encoding sensor histidine kinase, which translates to MSLSKLRASLKCKPGMDRWSGITLLLVVNQVVAALLIGTNPHVGVLDNLIIANAIGVSIWCGYGVLELVPRLPRLAMHLIAVPIGIWIGFKLAAWLGVYDVTHLLVNPLAQWRLLLSCMVIAVAATVVISLSIRNAEYRVELAAEQQRASEARAAETDAQLALLQAQIEPHFLFNTLANVQSLIAQDPPLAQTLLGHLNGYLRASLDRTRKSVSTLADELELVSALLAIGQIRLQQRLRYRLEIPEALRGARLPPLLLQPLVENALQHGIEPALAGGEVVVSARRDGDSLCLRVADSGAGLGQSAGGAGVGLANVRARLASLYGGAGQLVLQPNSPSGVIAELTLPYREP; encoded by the coding sequence ATGAGCCTGAGCAAATTGCGGGCGAGCTTGAAATGCAAGCCGGGGATGGACCGGTGGAGCGGCATCACGCTGCTGCTGGTGGTGAACCAGGTGGTCGCCGCCTTGCTGATCGGCACCAATCCGCATGTCGGCGTGCTCGACAACCTGATCATCGCCAATGCGATCGGTGTTTCGATCTGGTGCGGCTATGGCGTGCTCGAACTGGTGCCGCGCCTGCCGCGCCTGGCCATGCACCTGATCGCCGTGCCGATCGGCATCTGGATCGGCTTCAAGCTTGCGGCCTGGCTTGGCGTGTACGACGTGACGCACCTGCTGGTGAACCCGCTGGCGCAATGGCGGCTGCTGCTGAGCTGCATGGTGATCGCGGTGGCCGCCACCGTGGTGATCTCGCTCTCCATCCGCAATGCCGAATACCGCGTCGAGCTTGCGGCCGAGCAACAGCGCGCCAGCGAAGCGCGCGCCGCCGAAACCGATGCGCAGCTCGCCCTGCTGCAGGCGCAGATCGAGCCGCATTTCCTGTTCAACACGCTGGCCAACGTGCAAAGCCTGATCGCGCAGGATCCGCCACTGGCGCAAACGCTGCTGGGGCATCTGAACGGCTACCTGCGCGCCAGCCTCGATCGCACCCGCAAGTCGGTATCGACGCTGGCGGACGAACTGGAACTGGTGTCGGCACTGCTCGCCATCGGCCAGATCCGGTTGCAGCAGCGCTTGCGCTACCGGCTGGAGATCCCCGAGGCGCTGCGGGGTGCGCGCCTGCCACCGCTGCTGTTGCAACCCCTGGTGGAGAACGCCTTGCAACACGGCATCGAACCGGCGCTGGCGGGCGGCGAGGTGGTCGTCTCGGCCCGCCGCGACGGCGACTCGCTGTGCCTGCGGGTGGCCGACAGCGGTGCCGGCTTGGGGCAGTCCGCCGGTGGTGCCGGCGTGGGTCTGGCCAATGTGCGGGCGCGGCTTGCCAGCCTGTATGGCGGAGCAGGGCAGCTGGTGCTGCAGCCCAACAGCCCGAGCGGCGTGATCGCCGAACTGACCTTGCCCTACCGGGAGCCCTGA
- a CDS encoding outer membrane lipoprotein-sorting protein, with protein sequence MRTFLPALVMVLASAVHAAPEAQALLAASDAIRNPEKPFGLTTTLIEYRNGKQQETTSLAVYSRSERGSGQFRSLLRFLAPARDTGKLMLKSGNDLWFHDPANQATIRISPQQRLLGQAANGDVVTVNLAGDYSARLAGEEDITDGDRQPRRAWRLELAARAPDVTYHRIEYWLDRSNNRPIKARFYAQSGSLLKTAYYRRYQSQLGVERPTETVIIDGLDPNWVTVMRFADYAWRDVPESWLQRDYLPRFKPE encoded by the coding sequence ATGCGTACATTCCTTCCCGCCTTGGTCATGGTGCTGGCAAGCGCCGTGCACGCGGCACCCGAAGCGCAGGCGCTGCTCGCCGCCAGCGACGCGATCCGCAATCCGGAAAAACCATTTGGCCTCACCACCACGCTGATCGAGTACCGCAACGGCAAACAGCAGGAAACCACGTCGCTTGCCGTGTATTCGCGCAGCGAACGCGGCTCCGGGCAGTTCCGCAGCCTGTTGCGCTTCCTTGCCCCGGCACGCGATACCGGCAAGCTGATGCTGAAAAGCGGCAACGACCTGTGGTTCCACGATCCGGCCAACCAGGCCACCATCCGCATCTCGCCGCAGCAGCGGCTGCTGGGCCAGGCGGCCAATGGTGACGTGGTGACGGTGAACCTGGCGGGCGATTACAGCGCGCGGCTCGCCGGCGAGGAGGACATCACCGATGGTGATCGCCAGCCGCGCCGTGCGTGGCGGCTGGAGCTGGCCGCGCGTGCGCCGGATGTGACCTACCACCGCATCGAGTACTGGCTGGACCGCAGCAACAACCGGCCGATCAAGGCGCGCTTCTATGCCCAGAGCGGCAGCCTGCTCAAGACCGCCTACTACCGGCGCTACCAGTCGCAGCTCGGCGTGGAGCGGCCGACCGAAACGGTGATCATCGACGGGCTCGATCCGAACTGGGTCACCGTGATGCGCTTTGCCGACTATGCCTGGCGTGATGTGCCGGAGAGCTGGCTGCAGCGCGATTACCTGCCACGCTTCAAGCCCGAATGA
- a CDS encoding ABC transporter permease, which translates to MKTMLLAARNLARNRRRSATTLFAMVVGVVAVLLFGGYIRTINLGLQTDFVQRAGHLQVQHRDYFLFGSGNPAAFGIANPDALITAIKADPVLASMLTVVTPTLSLGGIAGNYAAGVSRTVLGSGVIVADQNRLRQWNDYAFPNRTRTLALTGSAPQAAVIGTGVARVLQLCGPLKVRNCPLPQPVLADGAAMPGDVAALAVADTRPTAEAARPQIELLAANVHGAPNVARLNVVAAELQGVKELDDLFVQLHLPAAQRLVYGSEAPRATAIVVQLRHTAQLAEAQQRLETLLKQRFPQMPLAVVDYATLNPQYGQITGMFAAIFGFISLLIGVIVLFTVGNTMSMAVVERTTEIGTLRALGLRRGGIRRLFVTEGLLLGLVGSALGVLTALGLAWLINHAGLSWTPPGNVESVALLVRVAGEWRMVFGTMIGLTVVAVISAWWPARRAARLEIVDALRHV; encoded by the coding sequence ATGAAAACCATGCTACTGGCGGCGCGCAACCTTGCGCGCAATCGCCGTCGTTCTGCCACCACCCTGTTCGCGATGGTGGTCGGTGTTGTCGCGGTGCTGCTGTTCGGCGGCTATATCCGCACCATCAACCTGGGGCTGCAGACCGATTTCGTGCAGCGTGCCGGCCACCTGCAGGTGCAGCACCGCGATTACTTCCTGTTTGGCAGCGGCAACCCTGCGGCCTTCGGCATCGCCAATCCGGATGCGCTGATCACCGCGATCAAGGCCGACCCTGTGCTTGCCAGCATGCTGACGGTGGTGACGCCAACGCTCAGCCTGGGTGGTATCGCCGGCAACTATGCGGCCGGCGTCTCGCGCACCGTGCTCGGCAGCGGCGTGATCGTTGCCGACCAGAACCGACTGCGGCAGTGGAACGACTATGCCTTCCCCAACCGTACCCGCACGCTGGCGCTGACCGGGTCGGCACCGCAGGCCGCTGTGATCGGCACCGGTGTGGCCCGGGTGCTGCAGCTGTGCGGGCCGCTCAAGGTGCGCAATTGCCCGCTGCCGCAACCGGTGCTGGCGGACGGTGCGGCCATGCCGGGCGATGTCGCCGCGCTGGCAGTGGCCGACACCCGCCCGACAGCGGAGGCAGCGCGGCCGCAGATCGAGCTGCTCGCGGCCAATGTCCACGGCGCGCCCAATGTGGCGCGGCTCAACGTGGTCGCCGCCGAGCTGCAGGGCGTGAAGGAGCTCGACGATTTGTTCGTGCAGCTGCACCTGCCGGCGGCGCAGCGGCTGGTCTACGGCAGCGAGGCGCCGCGCGCCACCGCCATCGTGGTGCAGTTGCGCCACACCGCCCAGCTGGCCGAAGCGCAGCAGCGGCTGGAAACCCTGCTCAAGCAGCGCTTCCCGCAAATGCCGCTCGCGGTGGTCGACTATGCCACGCTCAACCCGCAGTACGGCCAGATCACCGGGATGTTTGCCGCCATCTTCGGCTTCATCTCGCTGCTGATCGGTGTGATCGTGCTGTTCACCGTCGGCAATACCATGAGCATGGCCGTGGTCGAGCGCACCACCGAGATCGGCACCTTGCGGGCGCTGGGGCTGCGCCGCGGCGGCATCCGCCGGCTGTTTGTCACCGAAGGCCTGCTGCTGGGCCTGGTCGGCAGCGCGCTCGGGGTGCTCACTGCGCTGGGCCTGGCGTGGCTGATCAACCACGCCGGCCTGTCGTGGACGCCGCCGGGCAACGTGGAATCGGTGGCGCTGCTGGTGCGGGTGGCGGGCGAGTGGCGCATGGTATTCGGCACCATGATCGGCCTCACCGTCGTTGCCGTGATCTCCGCCTGGTGGCCGGCGCGCCGCGCCGCACGGCTCGAGATCGTCGATGCCCTGCGCCATGTTTGA
- a CDS encoding DUF2306 domain-containing protein, protein MSAVLGPWAAAHLAAAAWVLTAGGMQLARPKGGAVHRWLGRSWLLAMGVVALSSFGIHTMAQQWHGFSAIHLLSLWVLWCIGAALVTVRRGQIAAHRRWVVGAYWGAVIAGLLAALAPGRWLNLWLTSIWGYT, encoded by the coding sequence ATGAGCGCGGTGCTCGGGCCCTGGGCCGCCGCGCACCTCGCCGCCGCGGCCTGGGTGCTGACGGCCGGCGGCATGCAGCTGGCGCGGCCCAAGGGCGGGGCAGTGCATCGCTGGCTGGGGCGCTCCTGGCTGCTGGCGATGGGGGTGGTGGCGCTGTCGTCGTTCGGCATCCACACCATGGCGCAGCAATGGCACGGCTTCAGCGCCATCCACCTGCTGTCACTGTGGGTGCTGTGGTGCATCGGCGCCGCACTGGTCACGGTACGGCGGGGGCAGATTGCCGCGCACCGCCGCTGGGTGGTGGGCGCCTACTGGGGCGCCGTGATCGCCGGCCTGCTGGCCGCGCTGGCACCTGGCCGCTGGCTCAACCTCTGGCTGACTTCGATCTGGGGATACACATGA
- a CDS encoding ABC transporter ATP-binding protein: MHPVVLSGVSKHYRLGELDVPAIAGVDLELNADCFTVLSGPSGSGKTTLLNLIGGIDRADTGRIVIHGTDLSTLRDDALSDFRARHIGFIFQNFNLLPVLSAYENVEYPLILAGAPVNQRRARVTELLAAVGLADRARNRPGQLSGGQRQRVAIARALATSPQLVLADEPTANLDSHTGAAILALMRQMQRDYQVSFVFSSHDPQVLAQADDAVHIRDGAIVRIERSKVAA, encoded by the coding sequence ATGCACCCTGTCGTCCTTTCCGGCGTCAGCAAGCACTACCGGCTGGGCGAGCTCGATGTGCCGGCGATTGCCGGCGTCGACCTCGAACTGAATGCCGACTGCTTCACCGTGCTGTCCGGGCCATCGGGCAGCGGCAAGACCACGCTGCTCAACCTGATCGGCGGCATCGATCGCGCCGATACTGGCCGCATCGTCATTCACGGCACCGATCTTTCCACGCTGCGCGACGATGCGCTGTCCGATTTCCGTGCGCGGCACATCGGCTTCATCTTCCAGAACTTCAACCTGCTGCCGGTGTTGTCGGCGTACGAGAACGTCGAGTACCCGCTGATCCTGGCCGGCGCGCCGGTCAACCAGCGGCGCGCCCGCGTCACCGAACTGCTCGCCGCGGTGGGCCTTGCCGACCGGGCGCGCAACCGGCCGGGCCAGCTTTCCGGCGGCCAGCGCCAGCGCGTTGCCATCGCGCGCGCCTTGGCGACCAGCCCGCAACTGGTGCTGGCCGACGAGCCCACCGCCAACCTCGATAGCCATACCGGCGCCGCCATCCTGGCGCTGATGCGGCAGATGCAGCGCGATTATCAGGTGAGCTTCGTGTTCTCGTCGCACGATCCGCAGGTGCTGGCCCAGGCCGACGACGCCGTGCACATCCGCGACGGCGCCATCGTGCGGATCGAGCGCAGCAAGGTGGCGGCATGA